A DNA window from Pungitius pungitius chromosome 1, fPunPun2.1, whole genome shotgun sequence contains the following coding sequences:
- the LOC119203346 gene encoding neural cell adhesion molecule L1-like protein isoform X8, with amino-acid sequence MGLVGSLQLVLLLALTSTATGLIIPLEVEQPPTIITHTSGPIVALPFDNTITIRCEARGNPPPEYRWTKDGEDFVPPYVTTDHPDGTFVLHNKHLTGFQGKYRCHASNKLGTAMTPEIELIVPSMPKFPKEFNFPIVVKEGEPIILECNPPQGMAPRQIYWMSSALEHIEQDERVSMGTDGNLYFSNAIQNDTRRDYCCFAHFSKIRTIVQKSDMAVVVKSLKPGNESADAGNATQTPPARIPSLLLPSGVQTEKVLLKGEDLQLECIPQGYPTPTVKWMKMGDKLPLRTQLNNFGKLLFISSIDESDGGKYMCKAQNSAGEVVHYLDVIVEDPPKWETEPPQSQLTVIGTDVHIKCSVSGKPPPDITWRRNGDLFIDDPESNKQVFDDTLVLLNAGAQDSAVYQCEASNTHGSILANINIMVMNMAPRILTRDLQEYAVVQGEDIVMNCSVFGSPPPNISWAKDETLEIAKGERFLAVGGSLKIFSAKKYDSGKYLCFASNTEGNSSVTAVLDVKDSTKIVYAPQDMRIISGTTAQLMCRAEVDKSLLGAFEVVWRKDGEKIPLSSEENSRYFMDNGMLQIMGVNLSDQGSYTCIARTSLDEDNATALLTVLDVPDAPKNLEILELKSQRNICLSWVPGSDHNSTVTEFIVEYEESQWEPGRWKELKKVAGNQATTEVALQGHLNYQFRVYAVNVVGPGPPSEPTERYKTPPAAPEKNPENIKILGHLPHQLDISWEPLLPIEHNGPGLEYKVSYRKLGVEDVWTEHLVKRPHFVVRNTSTFIPFEIKIQSRNSQGWGPDPKVVTGYSGEDVPTAAPRDIAVEVINTTVLRVSWTPAPPATVRGHLGGYNVHWLRKRSWLEPNKILDDRKMLSFPGKRTLAVVPGLEPFSEYILTVNVFNKKGNGPKSDPVTFNTPEGAPELVPILTASNAQKDSILLVWAPPLETNGILTGYLLQHHLVNETTLEVVVSQETNITGADTTQWQLWGLEEGSLYRFHLRACTRAGCGPPLAQESRTPVTAAATGVQRSNFLTQGWFIGTMCAVALLTLVVLMACFVRRNQGGKYAGTPPPSSTQRQDMFPMEKVKERENLHSVVESQPMNDDTFCEYSDSEENPLKCGSLGSLTGDEALGESVSLVDYANVGREFNEDGSFIGEYSGFTHRGSVSEPDQG; translated from the exons ATGGGGTTGGTGGGGAGCCTGCAGCTTGTTCTGCTTTTGGCCTTGACCTCCACAGCCACAGGCCTCATCATCCCTCTAGAAG TGGAGCAGCCTCCAACCATAATAACTCACACATCTGGTCCCATTGTGGCCCTTCCTTTTGACAATACAATTACTATCAGGTGTGAGGCCAGGGGCAACCCACCACCAGA ATACAGATGGACGAAAGATGGTGAAGACTTTGTCCCCCCCTACGTCACGACAGACCACCCAGATGGCACCTTTGTGCTTCACAACAAGCATCTTACCGGGTTTCAGGGTAAATACCGATGCCACGCTTCCAACAAGCTGGGAACCGCCATGACGCCAGAGATTGAACTAATAGTTCCCA GTATGCCGAAGTTTCCGAAGGAGTtcaatttccccattgttgTTAAAGAGGGAGAGCCAATTATCCTTGAGTGTAACCCTCCACAAGGCATGGCCCCACGTCAGATTTACTGGATGTCGTCTG CTCTCGAGCACATTGAGCAGGATGAGAGGGTTTCCATGGGCACTGATGGCAACCTGTACTTCTCCAATGCCATACAGAACGACACTCGTCGGGACTACTGTTGCTTCGCTCACTTCTCCAAAATACGCACCATCGTCCAGAAATCAGACATGGCTGTCGTGGTCAAGAGCT TGAAACCTGGCAACGAGTCCGCTGATGCCGGCAATGCCA CTCAAACCCCCCCAGCGAGAATCCCCAGCCTGTTGCTGCCCTCTGGTGTTCAGACAGAGAAGGTGCTGTTGAAGGGAGAGGATCTGCAGCTTGAGTGCATACCACAGGGATA TCCCACGCCAACAGTGAAATGGATGAAAATGGGAGACAAGCTGCCTCTTCGGACACAACTGAACAACTTTGGAAAGCTGTTGTTCATATCGTCCATAGATGAGTCGGATGGTGGGAAATACATGTGTAAAGCCCAAAACTCGGCTGGAGAGGTTGTCCACTACCTTGATGTAATAGTGGAAG ATCCGCCAAAGTGGGAGACGGAGCCTCCTCAAAGCCAGCTGACTGTGATTGGGACTGATGTTCACATCAAGTGCTCGGTCAGCGGAAAACCACCGCCAGACATTACATGGAGGAGGAACGGGGATTTATTTATAG ATGACCCCGAGAGCAACAAGCAAGTTTTTGATGACACGTTGGTGCTTCTTAACGCCGGAGCACAGGACAGTGCTGTCTACCAGTGTGAAGCCTCCAACACTCATGGCAGTATCCTGGCCAACATAAACATCATGGTCATGA ATATGGCTCCGCGAATACTGACAAGAGACCTTCAAGAGTATGCTGTGGTGCAAGGAGAGGACATAGTCATGAACTGCAGTGTTTTCGGCTCTCCACCACCCAACATCTCCTG GGCCAAAGACGAGACTCTAGAGATCGCCAAGGGGGAACGATTTTTGGCTGTCGGAGGATCTTTAAAAATCTTCAGTGCCAAAAAATACGACAGCGggaaatatttgtgttttgcctCTAACACGGAGGGAAATTCATCCGTCACCGCTGTGCTGGATGTGAAAG aCTCCACAAAAATTGTATATGCGCCTCAGGATATGCGGATCATTAGCGGGACCACAGCCCAGTTGATGTGCCGGGCAGAGGTGGATAAAAGCCTGCTTGGTGCCTTTGAAGTGGTTTGGAGGAAGGATGGTGAGAAGATCCCACTTTCCTCTGAGGAAAATTCCAG ATACTTTATGGACAATGGCATGCTACAGATCATGGGTGTGAACCTGAGCGATCAGGGAAGCTACACATGCATTGCGAGGACCAGCCTAGACGAGGACAATGCCACTGCACTACTCACTGTACTGG ACGTTCCTGATGCTCCAAAAAACTTAGAGATTTTGGAACTGAAGAGTCAGAGAAACATTTGCCTGTCTTGGGTACCTGGGAGTGACCACAACAGTACTGTAACAG AATTTATTGTTGAGTATGAGGAAAGCCAATGGGAGCCCGGCAGGTGGAAGGAGCTAAAGAAAGTTGCCGGTAACCAGGCAACAACCGAGGTTGCACTACAAGGACACCTTAACTACCAGTTCAGAGTGTATGCTGTAAACGTTGTTGGACCCGGACCCCCCAGTGAGCCCACTGAACGATATAAAACACCTCCTGCTG CTCCTGAAAAAAATCCTGAAAACATCAAAATTCTAGGCCACCTCCCTCACCAACTGGACATTAGCTGGGAG CCACTGTTGCCTATTGAACATAACGGCCCGGGCCTTGAGTACAAAGTGAGCTACAGGAAACTGGGCGTGGAAGATGTCTGGACGGAGCATCTGGTCAAAAGGCCCCACTTTGTCGTGCGGAACACGTCCACTTTTATCCCCTTCGAGATCAAAATTCAGAGCAGGAACAGCCAAGGCTGGGGACCGGATCCTAAAGTCGTTACAGGTTACTCTGGAGAAGACG TCCCGACTGCAGCACCACGGGACATAGCAGTGGAGGTGATCAACACCACTGTCCTGCGAGTTAGCTGGACCCCGGCTCCACCTGCCACAGTGAGAGGTCATCTAGGAGGCTACAAT GTTCACTGGTTGAGGAAACGAAGTTGGTTGGAGCCCAACAAGATTTTAGATGACCGCAAAATGCTCTCTTTTCCCGGGAAGAGGACTCTAGCCGTGGTGCCGGGCCTTGAGCCGTTCTCAGAGTACATACTCACTGTCAATGTTTTCAACAAGAAGGGGAATGGGCCCAAAAGTGATCCAGTCACCTTCAACACTCCAGAGGGAG CTCCTGAGCTAGTGCCCATTCTGACTGCCTCCAACGCCCAGAAAGACTCCATTTTGCTGGTGTGGGCCCCGCCGCTGGAGACTAACGGCATCCTCACTGGTTATCTGCTGCAGCACCACCTCG TTAATGAGACCACACTGGAGGTGGTTGTTTCCCAGGAGACAAACATCACCGGGGCTGACACCACCCAGTGGCAGCTTTGGGGTCTAGAGGAGGGCAGCCTCTACCGCTTCCATCTCCGAGCCTGCACTCGAGCCGGCTGCGGGCCTCCGCTGGCGCAGGAGAGCAGAACTCCAGTTACTGCAGCAG cCACGGGAGTCCAACGGAGCAACTTTTTGACCCAGGGCTGGTTCATTGGGACCATGTGTGCTGTGGCGCTCCTCACCCTTGTCGTACTCATGGCCTGCTTTGTGCGGCGAAACCAAGGTGGCAAGTATGCAGGTACGCCGCCGCCTTCGTCGACCCAGAGACAAGACATGTTCCCCATGGAAAAAG tgaaagagagggagaaccTACACTCTGTTGTGGAGTCACAACCAATGAATGATGACACCTTCTGTGAATACAG TGACAGCGAAGAGAATCCGCTAAAGTGCGGTAGCTTGGGTTCCCTGACTGGAGATGAAGCACTGGGGGAGAGCGTCAGCTTGGTTGACTACGCCAACGTGGGACGAGAATTCAACGAGGATGGTTCATTTATCGGAGAATATTCTGGATTCACGCACAGAGGCTCTGTTAGCGAGCCGGATCAGGGTTAA
- the LOC119203346 gene encoding neural cell adhesion molecule L1-like protein isoform X1, whose amino-acid sequence MGLVGSLQLVLLLALTSTATGLIIPLEVEQPPTIITHTSGPIVALPFDNTITIRCEARGNPPPEYRWTKDGEDFVPPYVTTDHPDGTFVLHNKHLTGFQGKYRCHASNKLGTAMTPEIELIVPSMPKFPKEFNFPIVVKEGEPIILECNPPQGMAPRQIYWMSSALEHIEQDERVSMGTDGNLYFSNAIQNDTRRDYCCFAHFSKIRTIVQKSDMAVVVKSLKPGNESADAGNATQTPPARIPSLLLPSGVQTEKVLLKGEDLQLECIPQGYPTPTVKWMKMGDKLPLRTQLNNFGKLLFISSIDESDGGKYMCKAQNSAGEVVHYLDVIVEDPPKWETEPPQSQLTVIGTDVHIKCSVSGKPPPDITWRRNGDLFIDDPESNKQVFDDTLVLLNAGAQDSAVYQCEASNTHGSILANINIMVMNMAPRILTRDLQEYAVVQGEDIVMNCSVFGSPPPNISWAKDETLEIAKGERFLAVGGSLKIFSAKKYDSGKYLCFASNTEGNSSVTAVLDVKDSTKIVYAPQDMRIISGTTAQLMCRAEVDKSLLGAFEVVWRKDGEKIPLSSEENSRYFMDNGMLQIMGVNLSDQGSYTCIARTSLDEDNATALLTVLDVPDAPKNLEILELKSQRNICLSWVPGSDHNSTVTEFIVEYEESQWEPGRWKELKKVAGNQATTEVALQGHLNYQFRVYAVNVVGPGPPSEPTERYKTPPAAPEKNPENIKILGHLPHQLDISWEPLLPIEHNGPGLEYKVSYRKLGVEDVWTEHLVKRPHFVVRNTSTFIPFEIKIQSRNSQGWGPDPKVVTGYSGEDVPTAAPRDIAVEVINTTVLRVSWTPAPPATVRGHLGGYNVHWLRKRSWLEPNKILDDRKMLSFPGKRTLAVVPGLEPFSEYILTVNVFNKKGNGPKSDPVTFNTPEGAPELVPILTASNAQKDSILLVWAPPLETNGILTGYLLQHHLVNETTLEVVVSQETNITGADTTQWQLWGLEEGSLYRFHLRACTRAGCGPPLAQESRTPVTAADLSPTPAVAPVQSMPVLFNISSYVSDTFAKISWIAETEQQDSELYVAYMNNRDGNWLVSEAVNASRGFHVIDGLRPGTVYTVRLMAKRLVDNASIFEDVIQTRVKATGVQRSNFLTQGWFIGTMCAVALLTLVVLMACFVRRNQGGKYAGTPPPSSTQRQDMFPMEKVKERENLHSVVESQPMNDDTFCEYSDSEENPLKCGSLGSLTGDEALGESVSLVDYANVGREFNEDGSFIGEYSGFTHRGSVSEPDQG is encoded by the exons ATGGGGTTGGTGGGGAGCCTGCAGCTTGTTCTGCTTTTGGCCTTGACCTCCACAGCCACAGGCCTCATCATCCCTCTAGAAG TGGAGCAGCCTCCAACCATAATAACTCACACATCTGGTCCCATTGTGGCCCTTCCTTTTGACAATACAATTACTATCAGGTGTGAGGCCAGGGGCAACCCACCACCAGA ATACAGATGGACGAAAGATGGTGAAGACTTTGTCCCCCCCTACGTCACGACAGACCACCCAGATGGCACCTTTGTGCTTCACAACAAGCATCTTACCGGGTTTCAGGGTAAATACCGATGCCACGCTTCCAACAAGCTGGGAACCGCCATGACGCCAGAGATTGAACTAATAGTTCCCA GTATGCCGAAGTTTCCGAAGGAGTtcaatttccccattgttgTTAAAGAGGGAGAGCCAATTATCCTTGAGTGTAACCCTCCACAAGGCATGGCCCCACGTCAGATTTACTGGATGTCGTCTG CTCTCGAGCACATTGAGCAGGATGAGAGGGTTTCCATGGGCACTGATGGCAACCTGTACTTCTCCAATGCCATACAGAACGACACTCGTCGGGACTACTGTTGCTTCGCTCACTTCTCCAAAATACGCACCATCGTCCAGAAATCAGACATGGCTGTCGTGGTCAAGAGCT TGAAACCTGGCAACGAGTCCGCTGATGCCGGCAATGCCA CTCAAACCCCCCCAGCGAGAATCCCCAGCCTGTTGCTGCCCTCTGGTGTTCAGACAGAGAAGGTGCTGTTGAAGGGAGAGGATCTGCAGCTTGAGTGCATACCACAGGGATA TCCCACGCCAACAGTGAAATGGATGAAAATGGGAGACAAGCTGCCTCTTCGGACACAACTGAACAACTTTGGAAAGCTGTTGTTCATATCGTCCATAGATGAGTCGGATGGTGGGAAATACATGTGTAAAGCCCAAAACTCGGCTGGAGAGGTTGTCCACTACCTTGATGTAATAGTGGAAG ATCCGCCAAAGTGGGAGACGGAGCCTCCTCAAAGCCAGCTGACTGTGATTGGGACTGATGTTCACATCAAGTGCTCGGTCAGCGGAAAACCACCGCCAGACATTACATGGAGGAGGAACGGGGATTTATTTATAG ATGACCCCGAGAGCAACAAGCAAGTTTTTGATGACACGTTGGTGCTTCTTAACGCCGGAGCACAGGACAGTGCTGTCTACCAGTGTGAAGCCTCCAACACTCATGGCAGTATCCTGGCCAACATAAACATCATGGTCATGA ATATGGCTCCGCGAATACTGACAAGAGACCTTCAAGAGTATGCTGTGGTGCAAGGAGAGGACATAGTCATGAACTGCAGTGTTTTCGGCTCTCCACCACCCAACATCTCCTG GGCCAAAGACGAGACTCTAGAGATCGCCAAGGGGGAACGATTTTTGGCTGTCGGAGGATCTTTAAAAATCTTCAGTGCCAAAAAATACGACAGCGggaaatatttgtgttttgcctCTAACACGGAGGGAAATTCATCCGTCACCGCTGTGCTGGATGTGAAAG aCTCCACAAAAATTGTATATGCGCCTCAGGATATGCGGATCATTAGCGGGACCACAGCCCAGTTGATGTGCCGGGCAGAGGTGGATAAAAGCCTGCTTGGTGCCTTTGAAGTGGTTTGGAGGAAGGATGGTGAGAAGATCCCACTTTCCTCTGAGGAAAATTCCAG ATACTTTATGGACAATGGCATGCTACAGATCATGGGTGTGAACCTGAGCGATCAGGGAAGCTACACATGCATTGCGAGGACCAGCCTAGACGAGGACAATGCCACTGCACTACTCACTGTACTGG ACGTTCCTGATGCTCCAAAAAACTTAGAGATTTTGGAACTGAAGAGTCAGAGAAACATTTGCCTGTCTTGGGTACCTGGGAGTGACCACAACAGTACTGTAACAG AATTTATTGTTGAGTATGAGGAAAGCCAATGGGAGCCCGGCAGGTGGAAGGAGCTAAAGAAAGTTGCCGGTAACCAGGCAACAACCGAGGTTGCACTACAAGGACACCTTAACTACCAGTTCAGAGTGTATGCTGTAAACGTTGTTGGACCCGGACCCCCCAGTGAGCCCACTGAACGATATAAAACACCTCCTGCTG CTCCTGAAAAAAATCCTGAAAACATCAAAATTCTAGGCCACCTCCCTCACCAACTGGACATTAGCTGGGAG CCACTGTTGCCTATTGAACATAACGGCCCGGGCCTTGAGTACAAAGTGAGCTACAGGAAACTGGGCGTGGAAGATGTCTGGACGGAGCATCTGGTCAAAAGGCCCCACTTTGTCGTGCGGAACACGTCCACTTTTATCCCCTTCGAGATCAAAATTCAGAGCAGGAACAGCCAAGGCTGGGGACCGGATCCTAAAGTCGTTACAGGTTACTCTGGAGAAGACG TCCCGACTGCAGCACCACGGGACATAGCAGTGGAGGTGATCAACACCACTGTCCTGCGAGTTAGCTGGACCCCGGCTCCACCTGCCACAGTGAGAGGTCATCTAGGAGGCTACAAT GTTCACTGGTTGAGGAAACGAAGTTGGTTGGAGCCCAACAAGATTTTAGATGACCGCAAAATGCTCTCTTTTCCCGGGAAGAGGACTCTAGCCGTGGTGCCGGGCCTTGAGCCGTTCTCAGAGTACATACTCACTGTCAATGTTTTCAACAAGAAGGGGAATGGGCCCAAAAGTGATCCAGTCACCTTCAACACTCCAGAGGGAG CTCCTGAGCTAGTGCCCATTCTGACTGCCTCCAACGCCCAGAAAGACTCCATTTTGCTGGTGTGGGCCCCGCCGCTGGAGACTAACGGCATCCTCACTGGTTATCTGCTGCAGCACCACCTCG TTAATGAGACCACACTGGAGGTGGTTGTTTCCCAGGAGACAAACATCACCGGGGCTGACACCACCCAGTGGCAGCTTTGGGGTCTAGAGGAGGGCAGCCTCTACCGCTTCCATCTCCGAGCCTGCACTCGAGCCGGCTGCGGGCCTCCGCTGGCGCAGGAGAGCAGAACTCCAGTTACTGCAGCAG ATTTGTCCCCGACTCCAGCTGTGGCCCCTGTTCAGAGCA TGCCGGTGCTGTTCAACATAAGCTCGTATGTGAGTGACACCTTTGCCAAAATCAGCTGGATTGCCGAGACAGAGCAGCAGGACTCTGAGCTTTATGTGGCTTATATGAATAACC GTGATGGTAACTGGCTGGTATCAGAGGCTGTAAATGCTTCTCGAGGTTTCCACGTTATTGATGGGCTCAGACCTGGGACGGTGTACACCGTGCGCCTCATGGCCAAACGCCTGGTCGATAACGCTAGCATTTTTGAAGATGTTATCCAGACCCGAGTCAAAG cCACGGGAGTCCAACGGAGCAACTTTTTGACCCAGGGCTGGTTCATTGGGACCATGTGTGCTGTGGCGCTCCTCACCCTTGTCGTACTCATGGCCTGCTTTGTGCGGCGAAACCAAGGTGGCAAGTATGCAGGTACGCCGCCGCCTTCGTCGACCCAGAGACAAGACATGTTCCCCATGGAAAAAG tgaaagagagggagaaccTACACTCTGTTGTGGAGTCACAACCAATGAATGATGACACCTTCTGTGAATACAG TGACAGCGAAGAGAATCCGCTAAAGTGCGGTAGCTTGGGTTCCCTGACTGGAGATGAAGCACTGGGGGAGAGCGTCAGCTTGGTTGACTACGCCAACGTGGGACGAGAATTCAACGAGGATGGTTCATTTATCGGAGAATATTCTGGATTCACGCACAGAGGCTCTGTTAGCGAGCCGGATCAGGGTTAA